From the Calonectris borealis chromosome 4, bCalBor7.hap1.2, whole genome shotgun sequence genome, one window contains:
- the CASP3 gene encoding caspase-3 isoform X1, with translation MADIGDGPHSREDLTDAKSIPGSKGKNLPASKSMDSGILPDYSYKMDYPEMGECVIINNKNFHRQTGMLPRSGTDADAASVREVFMKLGYKIKINNDLSCGDIFKLLKNVSEEDHSKRSSFVCVLLSHGDDGFIYGTDGPLELKALTSLFRGDRCRSLAGKPKLFFIQACRGTELDSGIEADSGSEETMCQKIPVEADFLYAYSTAPGYYSWRNSAEGSWFIQSLCKMLKEHARKLELMQILTRVNRRVAEYESCSTRQDFNAKKQIPCIVSMLTKEFYFPC, from the exons ATGGCAGACATAGGAGATGGACCACATTCGAGGGAAGATCTGACAGATGCAAAATCTATTCCTGGTTCCAAAGG AAAGAACCTACCTGCTAGCAAGTCTATGGACTCTGGAATTCTGCCAGACTACAGTTACAAAATGGATTATCCAGAGATGGGGGAATGTGTAATAATAAACAATAAGAACTTCCACAGACAGACTG GGATGTTACCCCGATCGGGTACAGATGCGGATGCTGCAAGTGTCAGAGAAGTTTTTATGAAGTTGGGATATAAAATAAAGATCAACAATGATCTTTCATGCGGGGACATTTTTAAACTATTGAAAAATG tttctgAAGAAGATCACAGCAAGCGAAGCAGTTTTGTTTGCGTGTTGCTAAGCCATGGTGATGACGGATTCATCTATGGTACAGATGGCCCTCTTGAACTGAAAGCACTAACAAGCCTTTTCAGAGGTGACAGGTGCAGAAGTTTAGCAGGAAAACCCAAGCTCTTTTTCATTCAG GCTTGTAGAGGGACAGAATTAGATTCCGGTATTGAGGCAGACAGTGGATCAGAAGAAACAATGTGTCAAAAAATACCTGTCGAAGCAGACTTCCTGTATGCATATTCTACAGCTCCAG GCTATTACTCCTGGAGGAATTCAGCTGAAGGCTCCTGGTTTATTCAGTCACTGTGTAAAATGCTGAAGGAACATGCAAGGAAACTTGAACTCATGCAGATTTTAACTCGTGTAAATCGCAGAGTGGCAGAGTATGAGTCCTGCTCAACTCGACAGGATTTTAATGCAAAGAAACAGATTCCGTGCATTGTCTCTATGCTCACCAAAGAATTTTACTTCCCTTGCTAA
- the CASP3 gene encoding caspase-3 isoform X2, which produces MQNLFLVPKGMLPRSGTDADAASVREVFMKLGYKIKINNDLSCGDIFKLLKNVSEEDHSKRSSFVCVLLSHGDDGFIYGTDGPLELKALTSLFRGDRCRSLAGKPKLFFIQACRGTELDSGIEADSGSEETMCQKIPVEADFLYAYSTAPGYYSWRNSAEGSWFIQSLCKMLKEHARKLELMQILTRVNRRVAEYESCSTRQDFNAKKQIPCIVSMLTKEFYFPC; this is translated from the exons ATGCAAAATCTATTCCTGGTTCCAAAGG GGATGTTACCCCGATCGGGTACAGATGCGGATGCTGCAAGTGTCAGAGAAGTTTTTATGAAGTTGGGATATAAAATAAAGATCAACAATGATCTTTCATGCGGGGACATTTTTAAACTATTGAAAAATG tttctgAAGAAGATCACAGCAAGCGAAGCAGTTTTGTTTGCGTGTTGCTAAGCCATGGTGATGACGGATTCATCTATGGTACAGATGGCCCTCTTGAACTGAAAGCACTAACAAGCCTTTTCAGAGGTGACAGGTGCAGAAGTTTAGCAGGAAAACCCAAGCTCTTTTTCATTCAG GCTTGTAGAGGGACAGAATTAGATTCCGGTATTGAGGCAGACAGTGGATCAGAAGAAACAATGTGTCAAAAAATACCTGTCGAAGCAGACTTCCTGTATGCATATTCTACAGCTCCAG GCTATTACTCCTGGAGGAATTCAGCTGAAGGCTCCTGGTTTATTCAGTCACTGTGTAAAATGCTGAAGGAACATGCAAGGAAACTTGAACTCATGCAGATTTTAACTCGTGTAAATCGCAGAGTGGCAGAGTATGAGTCCTGCTCAACTCGACAGGATTTTAATGCAAAGAAACAGATTCCGTGCATTGTCTCTATGCTCACCAAAGAATTTTACTTCCCTTGCTAA